A single genomic interval of Eptesicus fuscus isolate TK198812 chromosome 10, DD_ASM_mEF_20220401, whole genome shotgun sequence harbors:
- the CASP8AP2 gene encoding CASP8-associated protein 2: MARWQLSKGNRIMAADDENGDGTSLFDVFSASPLKNNDEGSLDIYAGLDSAVSDSSFKSCEPSRNCLDLYEEILTEEGTAKETTYNDLQIKYGKCQLQMKELMKKFKEIQTQNFSLKTENQSLKKNISALIKTARMEINRKDEEISSLHQRLSEFPHFRNNHKTARTSDIVKTKDFTSRPPHFDDCAKTDHKVKCDVSKDGHHSTSLPNTEKEVKLHLEKKSTSHLPSSIEKHCTNGIWSRSHYQVGESSSSEDNRRGKKDSGYSHYSRGTDRIRKDLNTSCGDGEPRNLEASPRLQGRSEKYGKGESKAESKNSKFKSNTDLDYKNERFGCFWQKETFRERSHTRVESQSDRKLERQSERSQNTNKKELKSQDKEERKDQKPKSVVKDKDYWRRSERVSSLPHSKNEIKSSHNSSKYHPEERRDREDGKRDRGVSNHSFQEGRCSSSFSTNRTHKHIDSKEVDAVHQRGNTLLGAERHRTEDKRKREQESKEENRYMRSEKRTSTVHLQKINKETKQTTTDSKKQNELKNDKGEVSNNDVSEHTDNKDLAIKAESGPNETKNKDLKLSFMEKLNLTLSPAKKQPIPQNNQHKITNTPKSSDICDLESLVQDKTVICVPSVSEHITEETKSKLLEPEDALPTASSEPRTSIPERKPEEENSLLIKSVENTMQCDLPVCGTETSSVPVEMEQAESLFPSAAEMEQTINGARTAVPVAVDILQTNVSQNFGLELDTKRNDSLNLCSISEDMEMKEAFSTKVAKSNENILKPSIEKPDILPVVLSEVGSPKFEPSLVETSLVESKSCHLEPCLPKETLKSSLQHTELMDHKLEIGETNSVYNDENSVLSIDLNHLRPIPEIISPLSSPVRPVAKVLRLESPSRVPLYNNHKDVFPPNSAHSTSKSQSDLNKENQKPVCKSDKFTEADSHKNSSLVELEEGEIISDSENSKPQNSFEEIAKPRASTEVQNRKNSPGNKKSTVHLDKDKRKTSMKVQQSKRNWNRRQSESSRSSKTEKKDKTMSTSILEKIVPIIAVPSSVPEVMHMLRMIRKHVRKNYMKFKVKFPLKQFHRIIESAILSFTSLIKHLDLSKISKSVTTLQKNLCDVIESKLKQVKKNGIVDRLFEQQLPDMKKKAWKFVDDQLDHLFAKLKKILIKFCGLTNFGSDSDEGKLDKSKEKPQYSNCQMGNVVNSSKEMPKEKSSKSEDSIYYRYSLGCKKSEDKHQGQNNSEINTVKNDIKKSFNTCFDNIKCPPSEEHSLELNCPSNPKPGKMEGTTTEDTQTSQHAALKPERCFEILTEQQASSLTFNLVSDAQMGEIFKSLLQGSDLLDNSVNCNEKSEWELKTPEKQLLESLKCESIPACTTEELVSGVVSPCPKMISDDNWSLLSSEKGPSLSSGLSLPVHPDVLDESCMFEVSTNIALSKDNVCSSEKSKPCISSILLEDLAVSLTVPSPLKSDGHLSFLKPEVLSSSTPEEVISAHFSEDALLEEEDASEQDIHLALESDNSSSKSSCSSWTSRSVAPGFQYHPNLPMHAVIMEKSNDHFIVKIRHAAPSTHSSLIQNTVAGESLTSVPRVGKETDEAAEKECVSCEKTVFKSVEELKHSNENVDSNKSAHEEQSCMIQTEVPDIYEFLKDASGKVVDSNEVADQCFKLHQVWEPKVSESIAGLPPMEEIPHSVEGHLPNTYVDLTKDPVTETKNLGEFIEVGVLNINQLGYSGSNLDQNAQMLDSVQPGTVDAFIDLTQDVSSESKSDDHHPALAVGHLGCEVFCVDGDCEEEKVQVAKEPLECMVVESCIDLTSDSPSSCEIKKEDLKSEPVSNSDSLDLPVALDNAHKKRKKLSNLNHSYQKKQRKETELISKEKNKKITPNSGENGEAHQRKASKKKAPAVTKDPSSLNASPRIKDPSAASGTSVNLSAKNIIKKKGEIVVSWTRNDDREILLECQKSGPSIETFSYVAAKLNKNSSQVSERFQQLLKLFEKSKCR; encoded by the exons ATGGCAACTATCAAAAGGAAATAGGATCATGGCAGCAGATGATGAAAATGGTGATGGAACAAGTTTATTTGATGTCTTCTCTG CTTCTCCtcttaaaaataatgatgaaggTTCTTTGGACATATATGCTGGATTGGACAGTGCTGTTTCTG acaGTTCTTTCAAGTCCTGTGAACCATCCAGAAATTGTTTGGATTTATATGAAGAAATTCTTACTGAAGAAGGAACTGCAAAGGAGACAACATATAATGAT TtgcaaataaaatatggaaagtgTCAACTACAAATGAAAGAGCTGATGAAAAAGTTTAAGGAAATACAGACACAG AATTTCAGCTTAAAAACTGAAAACCAGTCTCTTAAGAAGAATATTTCAGCACTTATCAAAACTGCTAGAATGGAAATAAACCGCAAGGATGAAGAAATTAGTAGCCTTCACCAAAG ATTGTCTGAGTTTCCACATTTTCGAAATAATCATAAAACTGCAAGGACATCAGATATAGTTAAAACAAAAGACTTTACATCCAGACCTCCCCATTTCGATGATTGTGCAAAGACTGATCACAAGGTGAAATGTGATGTTTCTAAAGATGGACATCATAGCACTTCACTCCCAAACACcgaaaaggaagtaaaattgcatttggaaaagaaaagcacTTCGCATTTGCCTTCGTCTATTGAAAAACACTGCACCAATGGCATTTGGTCACGTTCCCATTATCAGGTTGGTGAGAGTAGCTCAAGTGAGGATAATAGAAGAGGGAAGAAAGATAGTGGATATAGCCATTATAGTAGAGGAACTGATAGAATACGAAAAGACTTAAACACTAGCTGTGGTGATGGTGAACCAAGGAACTTAGAGGCCAGTCCAAGGCTACAAGGACGTTCTGAGAAATATGGTAAAGGTGAATCAAAGGCTGAAAGCAAAAATTCAAAGTTTAAAAGTAACACAGATTTGGATTATAAAAATGAACGCTTTGGCTGTTTCTGGCAGAAAGAGACCTTTAGAGAGAGGTCACATACTCGAGTAGAATCTCAAAGTGATAGAAAACTAGAGAGGCAAAGTGAAAGAtcacaaaatacaaataaaaaagaacttaaatcacaagacaaagaagaaagaaaagatcaaAAACCCAAATCAGTAGTAAAAGACAAAGATTACTGGCGAAGGTCTGAACGAGTATCATCTCTTCCTCATtctaagaatgaaataaaatcttCTCATAATTCAAGTAAATACCATccagaagagagaagagacagggaAGATGGTAAAAGAGATCGGGGTGTAAGTAATCATAGTTTTCAAGAAGGAAGATGTTCATCCTCCTTTTCAACCAATAGAACTCACAAACACATTGACTCCAAGGAAGTTGATGCTGTGCACCAAAGGGGAAATACACTTTTAGGAGCAGAAAGGCATAGAACTGAAGAtaagaggaaaagagaacaagaaagcaaagaagaaaacaggTATATGAGAAGCGAAAAAAGAACATCTACAGTACATTTGCAGAAGATTAACAAAGAAACTAAGCAAACCACTACTGATTCAAAGAAACAGAATGAACTGAAAAATGATAAAGGTGAAGTCTCTAATAATGATGTTTCTGAACACACAGATAATAAAGACCTTGCAATTAAAGCTGAGAGTGgtccaaatgaaacaaaaaacaaagacttAAAGTTGAGTTTTATGGAAAAATTGAACTTAACTCTTTCTCCTGCTAAAAAGCAACCTATTCCTCAGAATAATCAGCATAAAATAACCAATACTCCCAAATCCAGTGACATATGTGATTTGGAGTCTTTGGTACAGGATAAAACAGTGATATGTGTTCCCTCTGTGAGTGAACATATCACAGAGGAAACTAAATCAAAGTTATTGGAACCAGAGGATGCTCTTCCAACAGCATCATCTGAACCCAGAACCAGTATTCCAGAAAGGAAACCGGAAGAAGAAAATAGTTTGTTAATTAAATCTGTTGAGAATACTATGCAGTGTGACTTGCCCGTTTGTGGTACAGAGACTTCTTCAGTACCTGTGGAAATGGAACAAGCAGAATCTTTGTTTCCTTCAGCAGCAGAAATGGAACAAACCATTAATGGTGCAAGGACAGCAGTACCTGTGGCAGTGGACATATTACAAACAAATGTTTCTCAAAACTTTGGCTTGGAATTGGATACCAAAAGAAATGACAGTTTAAATTTGTGTAGTATTTCTGAAGATATGGAAATGAAGGAGGCTTTTTCAACAAAAGTTGCCAAAtccaatgaaaacattttgaagCCTTCAATTGAAAAACCTGACATTTTGCCAGTAGTCCTTTCAGAAGTTGGTAGTCCAAAGTTCGAGCCTTCTCTTGTAGAAACATCACTGGTTGAGAGTAAGTCTTGTCATCTGGAGCCTTGTTTACCTAAAGAGACTCTAAAATCTTCACTTCAGCATACTGAGTTAATGGACCACAAATTGGAAATTGGTGAAACAAACTCAGTATATAATGATGAGAACTCAGTTCTGAGCATTGACCTTAATCACCTAAGACCTATTCCAGAAATCATTAGTCCTCTGAGTAGTCCAGTGAGACCTGTAGCAAAAGTACTTAGATTGGAAAGCCCATCTCGAGTTCCATTATATAACAATCATAAAG ATGTGTTTCCACCAAATTCAGCTCATTCCACCTCCAAGAGTCAGTCTGATCTCAACAAGGAAAATCAAAAGCCCGTTTGCAAGTCTGACAAATTTACAGAGGCAGACTCTCATAAGAATTCATCTTTAGTTGAATTAGAAGAAGGAGAAATTATAAGCGACAGTGAAAACTCTAAACCACAAAATAGTTTTGAAGAAATTGCCAAACCTAGAGCTTCTACTGAAGTGCAGAACAGAAAAAATAGTCCGGGAAATAAAAAAAGTACTGTGCATTTGgataaagacaaaaggaaaacatCTATGAAAGTTCAACAGAGCAAAAGGAATTGGAATAGGAGACAGAGTGAGTCTAGCAGGTCttcaaaaacagagaaaaaagataaGACAATGAGTACCTCCATTCTGGAAAAAATAGTTCCAATTATTGCTGTACCTTCTTCTGTACCAGAGGTTATGCACATGTTACGAATGATAAGAAAACATGTAAGGAAAAACTACATGAAATTCAAGGTAAAATTTCCATTAAAACAATTTCATAGAATTATTGAGTCAGCAATTTTGAGTTTTACATCACTCATTAAACACCTTGACTTATCCAAAATCTCTAAGTCAGTGACTACTTTACAGAAGAATCTCTGTGATGTTATAGAATCCAAACTTAAGCAAGTTAAAAAGAATGGCATAGTGGATCGTTTATTTGAACAACAACTACCAGATATGAAAAAGAAAGCATGGAAATTTGTAGATGACCAACTTGATCATTTATTTGCAAAGCTTAAGAAAATCTTAATAAAGTTTTGTGGTTTGACAAACTTTGGCAGTGACAGCGATGAAGGGAAATTGGACAAAAGTAAAGAGAAACCGCAATATTCAAATTGTCAGATGGGGAATGTGGTCAACTCCAGCAAAGAAATGCCGAAAGAGAAATCCTCAAAATCAGAAGATTCTATTTATTACAGGTATTCACTAGGATGTAAAAAATCTGAGGACAAACATCAAGGCCAAAATAACTCTGAAATTAACACAGTAaagaatgacattaaaaaaagctTTAACACTTGCTTTGATAATATTAAATGCCCTCCGTCTGAAGAGCACTCCTTGGAACTGAACTGTCCGAGCAACCCAAAGCCAGGAAAAATGGAAGGCACCACCACAGAGGATACACAGACATCCCAGCATGCAGCCTTGAAGCCAGAACGCTGTTTTGAGATTCTTACTGAACAGCAAGCATCTAGCCTCACTTTTAATTTAGTGAGTGATGCACAGATgggtgagatttttaaaagtttgttgcAAGGTTCTGATCTTTTGGACAACAGTGTTAACTGTAATGAAAAAAGTGAGTGGGAGTTAAAGACTCCAGAGAAACAGCTGCTAGAGAGTCTTAAGTGTGAATCTATACCAGCTTGTACAACCGAAGAGTTAGTTTCAGGGGTGGTTTCTCCATGTCCTAAAATGATTAGCGATGATAATTGGTCATTATTATCATCTGAGAAAGGTCCATCTCTGTCTTCAGGACTTTCGTTGCCAGTTCATCCTGATGTATTGGATGAAAGTTGTATGTTTGAAGTGTCTACTAACATAGCTTTAAGTAAAGATAATGTATGCAGTTCAGAAAAGAGCAAGCCCTGCATTTCTTCCATCCTGCTTGAAGATTTAGCAGTATCTTTAACAGTACCATCACCTCTGAAGTCAGATGGTCATCTCAGTTTTTTAAAACCTGAAGTTTTGTCTAGTTCAACTCCTGAAGAGGTTATTAGTGCCCATTTCAGTGAAGATGCCTTACTTGAGGAAGAGGATGCATCGGAACAAGATATTCACTTAGCTCTGGAGTCTGATAATTCGAGCAGTAAATCAAGTTGTTCATCCTGGACAAGCCGGTCTGTTGCTCCAGGCTTTCAGTACCACCCTAATCTGCCCATGCATGCTGTCATAATGGAAAAGTCCAATGACCATTTCATTGTGAAAATACGGCACGCAGCACCATCTACTCACTCCAGTCTTATACAAAATACGGTGGCTGGTGAGTCATTGACATCTGTGCCCAGAGTGGGAAAGGAAACTGATGAAGCTGCAGAGAAGGAATGTGTTTCATGTGAGAAGACAGTTTTTAAATCTGTGGAAGAATTGAAACATTCCAACGAAAATGTTGACAGCAATAAATCAGCTCATGAAGAACAGAGCTGTATGATACAAACAGAGGTTCCTGATATATATGAATTCCTTAAAGATGCTTCTGGTAAAGTGGTTGATAGTAATGAAGTGGCTGATCAATGCTTCAAGTTGCATCAAGTATGGGAACCAAAAGTGTCTGAAAGCATTGCAGGATTGCCTCCTATGGAAGAAATTCCACATTCTGTCGAGGGTCATCTTCCAAACACATATGTAGACCTCACAAAAGATCCAGTCACTGAGACTAAAAACTTGGGGGAATTCATAGAAGTAGGAGTtttaaacattaatcagttgGGATATTCTGGTAGCAATTTGGATCAAAATGCTCAGATGTTAGACAGTGTGCAGCCTGGTACTGTagatgcttttattgatttgacaCAAGATGTTTCAAGTGAGAGTAAAAGTGACGATCACCATCCAGCTTTAGCTGTTGGACATTTGGGGTGTGAAGTGTTTTGTGTAGATGGTGActgtgaggaagaaaaggtgCAAGTGGCAAAAGAGCCTTTGGAATGCATGGTTGTGGAAAGCTGTATTGATTTGACCTCAGACTCTCCCAGTTcatgtgaaataaaaaaggaggattTAAAATCGGAACCGGTATCAAATTCTGATAGTTTAGACTTGCCCGTGGCTTTGGATAATGCtcacaaaaagaggaaaaaacttTCTAATCTAAATCATTCTTATCAgaaaaaacagagaaaggaaacagAGTTAATCAgtaaggaaaaaaacaagaaaattaccCCAAATTCTGGTGAGAATGGAGAAGCTCACCAAAGGAAAGCCAGTAAGAAAAAGGCCCCTGCAGTGACGAAAGATCCCTCATCGTTAAATGCAAGCCCCAGGATTAAGGACCCATCAGCAGCATCTGGCACTTCTGTAAACCTTTCTGCAAagaatattattaaaaagaaaggagaaattgtAGTTTCATGGACAAG AAATGATGACCGGGAAATTTTATTGGAGTGTCAGAAAAGTGGGCcatcaatagaaacattttcttATGTAGCTGCCAAGTTGAATAAAAATTCATCTCAG gTCTCAGAAAGATTCCAGCAACTATTGAAGCTCTTTGAAAAGTCAAAATGCAGGTAG
- the GJA10 gene encoding LOW QUALITY PROTEIN: gap junction alpha-10 protein (The sequence of the model RefSeq protein was modified relative to this genomic sequence to represent the inferred CDS: inserted 6 bases in 4 codons; substituted 2 bases at 2 genomic stop codons): protein MLLLGVAAEDVWDDEQSAFACNTQQPGCNNICYDDAFPISLTRFWVLSIIFVSSPSLVXGHVLYRLRAFEKERQRKKSHLRTHMENPGLELEEQQRIDRELRRLQEQKRIHKVPLKGCLLRTXVLHILIRPVLEVGFMVGQYILYGFQMHSLYKCTHPPCPNAVDCFVSRPTEKTIFMLFMHCIAAISLLLNVLEIFHLGIRKIRRAFYEKSGNEGIDDERAPPFHLRKYSVTQQDVTCSPLSERTSLLQANNQQQVIQVSVPKSKTLXQIPQPKPLEVDPXGSKKDWAEKGQHSGQLHVHSPCPWDDCARVQHPGQQPDHSSXGIQTAMSQYWLGTMMPPRHCPSYAIGTWGQSQDWQRSREXLSDLHCHFRDSDGSVRESGVWTDRSLSGSRKGSLLSRLLSEKGQLHSDSGSFSSRTSSCILHQQNSPLLCLQPLGTEHQW from the exons ATGCTGCTACTTGGTGTGGCTGCTGAAGATGTCTGGGATGATGAACAGTCAGCCTTTGCCTGCAACACCCAGCAGCCAGGTTGCAACAATATCTGTTATGATGATGCATTCCCTATCTCTTTGACCAGATTCTGGGTTTTATCAATCATCTTCGTGTCTTCTCCCTCTCTGG AAGGCCATGTCCTTTATAGACTCAGGGCCTTTgaaaaggagaggcagaggaaaaAGTCACACCTTAGAACCCACATGGAGAATCCAGGGCTGGAATTGGAGGAGCAACAAAGGATAGATAGGGAACTGAGGAGGTTACAAGAGCAGAAGAGGATCCATAAAGTCCCTCTGAAAGGATGTCTACTGCGTAC TGTCTTACACATCTTGATCAGACCTGTACTGGAAGTAGGGTTTATGGTAGGCCAGTATATTCTCTATGGGTTTCAAATGCACTCCCTCTACAAATGCACTCACCCTCCATGCCCCAATGCAGTGGATTGCTTTGTATCCAGGCCCACAGAGAAGACCATTTTCATGCTCTTTATGCACTGCATTGCAGCCATCTCTTTGCTCCTTAATGTACTAGAAATATTCCATCTGGGAATCAGGAAAATCAGGAGGGCATTTTATGAGAAGTCAGGCAATGAGGGCATTGATGATGAAAGGGCCCCTCCTtttcatttgagaaaatattCAGTGACCCAGCAGGACGTGACTTGCTCCCCCTTGTCTGAAAGAACATCTCTACTTCAAGCCAACAACCAGCAACAAGTCATCCAAGTCAGTGTGCCGAAGTCTAAAACCTTGTGACAAATCCCACAACCCAAGCCACTTGAGGTAGATCCTTGAGGTAGTAAAAAGGACTGGGCTGAGAAGGGTCAGCACAGCGGACAGCTCCATGTCCACAGCCCATGTCCCTGGGATGACTGTGCTAGAGTTCAGCACCCGGGACAGCAACCAGACCATTCTT TTGGTATACAGACTGCTATGTCCCAGTACTGGCTAGGCACAATGATGCCTCCTAGACATTGTCCATCCTATGCAATAGGAACCTGGGGGCAGTCCCAGGACTGGCAACGCTCAAGGGA CCTCTCAGATTTGCACTGTCACTTCAGAGACAGCGATGGCAGCGTGAGAGAGAGTGGAGTCTGGACAGACAGATCTCTCTCGGGCAGTCGCAAGGGCAGCTTACTGTCCAGGCTGCTATCTGAAAAGGGACAGCTGCACAGTGACTCAGGTAGCTTCAGTTCTCGGACTAGCTCGTGCATTCTGCATCAGCAAAACAGCCCCTTGCTCTGCCTTCAGCCACTGGGCACAGAACATCAATGGTAA